In Drosophila busckii strain San Diego stock center, stock number 13000-0081.31 chromosome 3R, ASM1175060v1, whole genome shotgun sequence, the sequence atatatacctaCAATAGCTACTGAACAAAGTTCCTAGActtgatataaatatttacatatataaatatgtagtTTAAACTAGACACATGCTTGCACGCTTACACTTGCTGCGGGTAAGCATTTACATGAACTACGCCATTTTCTCCATATCCCCACCCCTTGGCCTCAACGTGGCCctcgttttattttgtttttctctgcCACAACGTAACCAAAGAAAACTACATCATTTTCTATTGCAATTATTACATAACGCAGAATATTTTGCACGTTTAGTCGCCGCTGACAGAGGAGTGTGGGGTGAGGGGGAGTCGCTAGATAAACTTACCAGATTTAATGCAGGAGACGGCTTCCTCGGCTGAAACAATTGGTGGCTCGCGAGGCAGCGGATGCGATAATTCACGCACATAGGTAAAGTAATTGTTGTGGGTGGCCGCTGCATTTGCAGACGCAACTTTTAGAAGTTTGTTGACTTGGCCAACGCGGCGCGTTAGTCGCAGACTCATTGTTTTAGTATAAAATCAAACACACGCTGAGGTTCAGTAATAAAAGGATAGACCTTGCTATCAGTAGTAGGACCAGCAAGATGAAGCTGGAGCTCTATtgatgtttttcttttgcttttctatCCGCCGTTGCGTCTCGCCTGGCATACACGACCACAAGTTCTCTGTAGTAAATGTCTTTACTCTCCAGCGGCACTGTTACAACTGACATGAAAGCTGCTGAGAACGCTGGGCAACCGTTCAACTTTCGATCGATCGACGCGGCGCTCTCCTGCAGCAAACGAGAAATTTAGGGacctaaacaaatattttactaaaattaactaaattttaaacaatgtTTTGTctaaaatttagttaatttggGTTTTTTTTGACAATAAATCCAATGTTGCATCCAGGGCTGAAGAGATATCGTTGGTACGTTCGATAGttgcgaaaataaaatatctaaaatCGTTTGCTTTAATTCTTTAGAGGCTGACAATTTAAATCGATTAACAATATGATTGATACAATAAACACATATTTGGATTATTTTggttgttaattgtttttcaaGAAATTGTGCTTACTATCGATACTTTGTTAGACGTTCAATATCGATAGGTGATAATTTGTGTCTAGGTAAATCATCGATAAGTTTTTCTAAGAATTGCGGCACATTATATCGAAACAGAAATATGACAAAACAAGCACAGAGTAAAGCTTTGTAAGGTTTTCGCACTTAAGCTAAACTTAAAGATCAGATTGAGCTTAGTTGTTTGCCGAGCCTTAGCTAAGAGAGGCATCTTCACCCGCTCTGCTCAGCTGAAAGGGTTTTAATGGGAATTCCGCTTTAATCATtgttttaacttaattattgtGTATATTGTTAACTGTTTCTTAAataattacttaaatattatcGCAAAGCAATTGACGACGTTTTGAACGAATATAAgctaattgcaaaatgtttaaaataataacaagttGCGTATTTTTGGTACTAGCTGTAAATTTGGCAAAAGCACGTAAGTAAATAGAATACGCAAGAGACGCAAAACAACAGAATAAATTTATGCGTTATGTATGTGCATAAGGGGGACAACGGAGGCCccacaaatcaaacaaatattatatattcaaaaacCTGTTTATCTTTGTATCATCATAGCAATATCaacttaatttgttaatttaagctttatgaTAAACACTTAAAAACATGTCATCATTTGTTTCATATCTTCCCGCCCCAAAGAATTCTATTTTCCAAATGAAGCAGCGCAAATACCTAATTACGGACGCTGCATTACGCCAAACCGGGAGCGTGCACTTTGCATACACTTGGAGGACTGTAAATATCTTTATGGACTTTTGACATCCACGCCCTTAAGAGATACGGACAGATTATATCTAAGTCGCAGTCAGTGTGGTTACTTTCATGGCAAAGTTTTGGTAAGTCAGATTAAATAGCATCATCGCCaccattaatatttaaataatttctgtaGATTTGTTGTCCGGATCGTTATCGGGATAGCACGCCCGTCACAACGGCGCGTCCCCCAGCTAACACAACAAACACGAGCCTCCTACCCCTGCCAGGCCAATGCGGAAATATATTGTCTAATCGCATTTACGGCGGTGTAAAAACCAAGATTGATGAATTTCCCTGGATGGCGCTGATCGAGTATACAAAAGGCATAGACTTTGTAAGATTTTAAATAGTCTTTTTCTAATGATTTCTTATCAACAGGCAGTGGTAATAAGGGTCATCACTGCGGCGGCTCACTCATCAGTAATCGTTATGTGGTCACCGCATCTCATTGCGTCAATGGCAAGGACCTACCCGCTGACTGGCGATTGAGTGGCGTGAGACTGGGTGAATGGGATACTACCACAGATCCGGATTGTGAGGTTGATGTGCGTGGAATGAAGGATTGTGCGCCAGCACATTTGGATGTGCCAGTTGAACGCACCATACCACATCCATCGTACGATCCTTTTTCAAAGAATCAAGTCAACGACATAGCTCTTCTACGTCTTGGTCGCCAAATTGAATATACGGACTTTGTACGTCCTATTTGCTTGCCTTTGGATACAAATCTACGTGCAGCTACTTTTGATGGCATCTCTATGGATGTGGCAGGCTGGGGCAAGACGGAGGAGCTATCGGCTAGTAATTTAAAGCTCAAGGCAGCTGTTGATGGCGTCACGTTAGATGAATGTCAGTCGGTCTATACACGTCAGAGTATTGTGTTGGAGAATACACAAATGTGTGCCGGTGGGCAGGAGGGTGTGGACTCGTGTCGCGGTGACTCTGGCGGCCCACTTATTGGTCTAGAcacaaataaagtaaatacatattaCTTCCTAGCTGGTGTTGTCTCATTTGGGCCAACGCCTTGTGGCCTGAATGGGTGGCCAGGAGTTTACAGTCGCGTGGGTGCGTTTGTGGATTGGATACAGGCTACATTAGAGCCTTAGGAATCAAAACTAGATTCATTTGagtatatgtattatatattgttacatttaatacaaattaaaatatgcaataaataataattatgtaaagTTTGTAAATGTTTACGTTAAAACTCGTATAGTCCAAAATAAATGAACTCAACAATTGTACACTTAAAGATTAATGCAtcaattatacaatttttcgttttgtttttatagttaCTTCACTGCcagttttaaattataaattaattttttttagctgtggGTTAGCGGCGTGCTATTTTAAACAATCACAAGCTAGAATTTTTGCATACTAATCTAAGCATTAGCTATCAAGACACTCTCATAGCAATTATTTTACGAGCGTAATGATGCCAAGCGGCTTTGCATCTCCTGCAGCTCTTCGCCGTCATCATCCTCTTCTTCCGCCTCTGCTTGGACTGCAACTTTGGGTACAACAGCTGGTGTCTTGTCGGCAGGTGTTGCTTCTGGTGGTAGTGGTGCCTCCCCGAGTTTGCCGTCCGTAATTTCCCAGAGTACCTTATCGACCTCCTTGGCTGCCTCCTCCTCCAACTCCTCAGCGTCTTCTAGTGAATCCATTGTTTCATCCAACATTTCTTCAATTATGCCCGCCTTCATCATTTCCTTGGACATGTCACGCATTATACCCGCCAGCTCGGGATAGCGTACAAGACTCTGCATGGCCTGCATGACTTCTGTGGACTTCTGCAACGAGCCCGCAACTCGCAATGTagctgcaattgcataaaAGGTAATTAGTGCCAATTGGATTATTTCTACAAAGTATGTACTACTGTAGTATTACTACATACCCAATTGGTTTTTCATCTGCATTTGTACAGAGTTGAGATGCGCCTTGGAGGTGTAAATACGATTGACGGCTTTGCGTGCATTAACTATCTCCTTGGCAAGTATAAGGCAGGTGTCCCGATCATTCttctgcgctgcttgctttagAGAGCGCTTCACTTTTTCCTCCTCCCGCTGTATGCTGCGTATCTGCCTATCCAGCTGATTGCCCTCTTTGCGTATCTTGTGCGTCCATTCTTGCACCTAAAAACGGTAATTTGACACACTtgtagaaaacaaaacaactgGAACATGACATCATTTCATGGCCATTGGCCTTGCAAAggcgcaataaaaaaaactgcactAAAACCACGACTAACCTGCTCCTTAGGATCCTTGCTGGGGGTTTTGCCAAATAGGCCCATTTTTACACTTCGTATAGCGTTTAagctatattattattatttaaactaaaatatttagtttgcCTCTACTGAGTCATTATTTGTTGTGAGAAATTTTAACGTTGCCAGATAGCCGATTTTTTGTCAAATCTGATAGCTATCGCTTGCCGATTAcgataacaataaatatatatatcgtcCCGCGCATCAGGTGTTCAGCTTGGCGAATTCATTAAGTGCTTAAgagttttttgttaattttttaaaaatagtttgaaaGCAAGATGCGTGCGAGTGCTGTAACGAGTTGTTTAGTGCTGTTATTTCATAGTGTTTGCTGCAAGGAGGATGCATGGATTGAACCACATGCATGGTCTGAATTGTCGGCGTCACAATCTAGAGTTGGAGATGCATGTGAATGCACAAGCGAGACGCTGGCGGGTAaatcaattgctgcaattgatGATCAGCTAGCATTAACATACTTTAGGAAATTCGTCAACTCGTTATTTAGCCGTAAAAGCCTACAGGTAAGTTGCCCATGCAGACGATTGACAAATTCTGGGCGCATGACGTCATATGTTGTAATAACTTCGGCATTGTTTATTTGGGTAATTAGTATAGCGAAAAGACGAAGCTGTATAAAACGTCGCTGTTGTTTACATTGCTACCAGCACAAGTTGAACAACTAGAGACCGCAGAAGATGTGCGAGATATTGACATTGTgctcaataaaatattaaatgagaTGAAGTCAATGCCATTATATGCTGATGGCAGTTCTGGTGATTATTTCTACACGCATCAGAGCATGGGAGTTCGCGCGCTCATAACAGATATATTCAAAGATCTGGCGCAGCTGCTTACGATCTCCGAGGTAAGGAAATACATGCGGCTGTTTATggttataaaaactaaaacgtGTTTCAACAGGTTAAATTCATGCTGGCTGTACTGTTTACAATTTTACTAGTCTGGTTTGTGCACAAACGCTATCGCTTTTCAGTGCTTATCATTGTTATAAGCTTTGTGTTCCTGTATGGCTACTTCTATACCTATTTGGAGTGCAATAGAGTACGTAACCAAGGATGGGGGgaaatgcttttgcttatttacaaGTGAACTTTTTGTAGAAACTGGAGGTTGATGCAATGCTAGAAGTAATTGATGATCATCAGAAGAATACGGATACAAGCGAAAAGAATTGGTTTTCACGGATGTTCAGCTACTTTTCCAATGAGTCACCAGAAACGCAACAGAAACGGAAGCTGcagtaataattatattttatatttggtaGTTGtacatgtttttatttatctaatttTCTCGTTATAGCAAAGCAAGCAGAATTCAGCTGCCTTATTGCCGGCCAGATCATGTGTTTATTATGTACAcaagtgaaatatttattaagcaaattgaaatgttattgGAAAAGACAACGCAAACGATGTCCACCTTGAATTGTAAGTCAATCATAACTCTCTAAGGATTATAAGCTTATATACTGACCTTCTCATTACAGCTCAATTATCCTGGCCTTTCAACTTAATTGCGCCTTTTGCCCTAGTCGCGTTAATAGGTTACTTGCTTAAATTAACTTTCAAGTATATAATAAGTCCAAAGGTATGGATGGGTTTCCTGCACGGCCGTCCACAAGCGCCAAGAGCGAACATAACGGAAAGCATTGCTAACGAAGCAACTGGAGATCGTCTGTCGGGTGATAATcttaaaatgttgctaaacGTTATCACTGCTACGAATAATAcacaaacgcagcagcaattgccacAAGCAGTCTCAGGCGTCCAGGAGGTTTTGGAGCTTGAGTTTATAGAAGCCGTAAAGACAAGCAAAGCAGAGAGTTCGCCggagtcaaagtcaaagtcgaaGACAAATTCGAGCGAAAAACTAAATAGCAGTTCATCCTCTGTAGATTTAGCTCAAGAAGCTGGCTTTACATTTGTGGCTGATAACAAAGATGTTGAGGACATAGTCAGTCTTTAGTACCGCTTAGCATCTTAGATTGTATTAAGTGTAATGTGCGTGATCATATATTAATCTGTAGATTCCAAAAACCAATTGATATTTTGTCATAGTTAAattatactttatttaaatttttacgtgtacttatttcatttcatgcacgattattattattattataagtttAATCTCCAACAATAAGATTTTCATTAAGTGTCAATAGCAGGCCTCTCAAAAcagtatattatatatgtttttattcttTCATAGTTTTACTAAACCAACGGCCAATTTAAAatcgtacatatgtataccaATAATGTCATttgttaaactaaatttttcatatatatatttacaacgTATTTGCGATTAGCATTGAACATTCTGTCTGTTATgattttttgcatatatgaAAATGTAAGCATAAACAACTAATGCGCTGtggtgtatatataataataataattaaattttaaatgtatatttttaaaaaacaaattacaaattaattcggtgtaaatatatttattcgttgtattataaattatgcctTTTGTTAAATACATACACTTACAGTTGTCTTAAAATTatgcgtttatttttaaacatttaatgtgCCACTATTGGTTTTTTGTATTGTTCACACTTTTAAGCCATAACCAGAGTTTCGCTGTCAatctaactaaaaataatctaCTCAACTAAGCGGTTAATCTAAACTAAATGTTACGCTGGCATTtggttattataattattttgtgaCTTTTACTATGGCGAACAGAAAACAGAGCATTGttctaaaattgttattttgaaaattcttATACGCAAATTGGTCCGCTATTAAAAATCTTTgtaatgaattgaaatttttttcccactacataaaatttaacaatatatgTGTAAGtatgtaatattattttgtttatttagtaggCCCTTTGTATTTTCTCTCAGAATATACTGAGTGCATAAGAAATGAGCAGGgttcataattaatataattacttTTCAATTATGTTCGCCTTGCAAATAAGCGAATTACACAATAGTTTAACAAAGacttaacaaattttgaaacatATCCGATCGGCTAGggtatataacaatataagAAACTAATGCCCCTACACTCGTTTTAATATCAAGCAACAGCTAAAACGGCGCGAAACTTTAaccaacaatttaaaatagcGAATACCACAAGTGCCTTCATGtacttataataaatatatttaataattttttgttaatattactAGGACTACGTTTTTCGTTtcgttattgtttttaaaaaacagGCAACTTATATATCAtctttgcatatgcatatgtgttaACACTAcgatttctaaataaatagcaaaaaattgtGCTTAATTGCCAAAATGTCTGGAGTGTTAAGTGCTTTTGAATGCTCCAGGCCATTTTTGGCTATAACTTTGACTTAAgctaaaattacatttttcttttgcattatTAACAAAGTTCagcaaataattgtaaatgaaTACATATTTCCcattatacaataaatatatattttgtataaataatgtacgttctataaataatgtttaattgGAATTCAAAGATAAATAAAggtaagcgtgtgtgtgtgtgtgtgtgttggtgtgggTGTGTATGTGAGTATTATGTTTTACAATTATGTTTAACTTGAAACAAGCAAAGCttacatatttgttgttggtggtaAATAGTTATACAGCAATTGTTTGATAGtctgaaatatatatataggcatTGCAGCACAGTGGTACGCAGCGTTGAGAAactgttttcattttccatGCCGCAAATGCACCATTAATTGTCtatattaattgttgtatttgtCCCGACTTTAAAGTCTTCTGTTTGTTGATGTTTTTTTCTCGatgtaaatacatattgtTGGATCtatatagttttagtttagttaagtTTAGTTAGATAGAAGATAAAATTGTATATCTCGTAAGTAGGTACTTTGGCTTTCTTTAGATACATAtgatgcttttgttttcttgatgtaaatacatatgatTAATTATGCATGGCGCGAGTAGACAATGTATGCTAGGTTATGTTATGTACTTGATATGTATGCTGTTACGTTTCAGATGTAGTTTTTGAAATCaagtgaattaaaatattatatatacatttgaaCATGCTCTATGTGTTTTTGCTGTGCATTATGGGGCGGGGTGAATGAAAGCATGATTTTTATCCGTTATGGTATTATCtatgtatgcaaaatatacTTGTAATGTGTTTGGCTTTCTAAATtccatttcttttgtttatcaactataattaataacataGTGTAAGCAGGCTGTTCTCTGATAACATCAGTCCCAAAGtggtttatatatgtatattatatattcattaaTATGTATGTGAATATGTGTTGATGtgtgcaatgtgtgtgtgagtgtgtgggaTGAGCTTTCAttcttttcttgtttttttttcttttgagtACTGCCAACTGTCCCAAAATGCGAGTATTTGTCTATGCATCCTTTAAAGGCGTCCAACGCGTTACATAACACCGCACTTCTCCTTAACTCCACCGCTGCCACTCACACCTGCTTCGCCATTCTCATTCTCCGGTATAGCGCCATTGGTATCCTTGCATTTCTTTTCCttcttttgtttcttttgcttttttgtatcCAACTGCAAGGACACAGTGCGAGTCTTTTCCATATTGAGTAGCTCCTGAAAGAGTTCGGTGACATTGTGATTGGTTTTGGCTGATGTTTCCATAAAGGATATGCCCCAAGTGGTGGCCTGCGCTTGTCCCTCAATTTGTGTAACTTCACGTAGCTCAGTGCTCTCATCGCATTTGTTGCCGACCAACATAACGGGTATGGAGATTACATCGCCctaaaatttatcaaatcttgtcaaatgtttaattaaacagcCATTTTGAGCTTACCTTAAGCTCCTTGATGAGCGCCCAGATGGGTCGCAGCTCCTCCAGACTCTGCTTGGAGCATACCGAGTAGACCAAAATGAATGCATGACCCTTGGATATGGACAGTCGTTGCATAGCCGGAAACTGATGTGAACCCGTCGTATCCGTTATTTGTAACGTGCAAATGTTCTTGTTGCAGCTGATAACCTGCAGTTGGcaacaagtttttatataatagaTAAACATAGCGTGCTGACTGCTAACTGCAACTGACCTGCCGGTAGGTGTCCTCAATTGTGGGTATATAGCTCTCACGGAATGTGCCCTTGATAAAGCGCAACACCAGCGAGCTTTTGCCCACGCCGCCAGCGCCAAAGACTACGACGCGATAATCGTTGCTCTGCTCGGGAGCGGCTCTAGTCACCTGGTTCTTTTGCTCACTCATCTTTTAGCTTTTGGTTCGTTACTGCTTTTGGCCAAGtatatgtgtttattttagaGCTTGGAGTTGGTATAGAAGGTGGCTAGTACGTTGCCCAGGGTTTAGTGATGCCTTTTACTTGAGCGCCATGCTTtgctttagcttcagctttaACTGCAAAATGATTTagaggcaaagcaaaaacacttGTTAAAATGACTGCCAAACACGCACTGTCTTGTGGCAGGCTCAAAAGCACGTAACATATGCAtgtaacatatgtatgtgtgtattttgctaattttagcCATGTGCCAAAACTGATTTAAGCAAagatattgatttttattttgttgtcatGAGATCTGTTTATTGTTATGGGCCAGCGTCATTGCCAATATCAACTAACGACATTATTacatacacaacacacacaaacacatgcatatgaaTGTTTGCAAGCATGTTCTATTACTGTCTGCGTGGGCAGCTTGGGCGCGACGCTAGCTGATTGGGGTTTCAGGTATCAACTCGCTCGAATggacacactcacacacatacacactcacacacgcatatatacgCCTACACGCAGTATAAATATAACAGCTTTGAAGTGCAAGCGATTACAGTCATTGGAGCCAAAATAACCATTAGTTCAACCcgtacacacacattcacacacaatGTGTCTctatgtttgtgttttttgtgcacaaactttaaattgttcaCTTCCGCACATTTAGTGCTCGGTGTTGCCACCTTGTCGCttccttttgttttgctcttttgttttCCTTCACACGAAGcacccacgcacacacgcgtccacacacacatacactcccACATAATTTGTATCCGCTTCAGTTGCTATTTtccttattttattttggcttggatttattgattttatgcgTGTTGCATTTTCAcccacacagatacacacacacacacacacccacgcaCAGACATACGGCAGtaaatgttgcatacttttaggttagctcaacaacaatttaaatgcgtaaaattttatttacgctGCTTCTGCATTTCGTTGCACTTGAATTTCGTTGCTAAATCATaagagaaatttaatttaatgtttaataagaGCGCTGCGCGCAAACAAGAGAGCGAAAGTGGGTTTGACAGTAACTGCTCACACCAAGATTGTCAAACTGCTACGACATTAACATTTTCGCCATTTGAATGTAAGCGagaaaaaattaagtatacgattGAGAGCAAATTATGAAAGTATTAGATTTGggtaacaatttatatatattttaaagtcttttgttagcagctgcaactgt encodes:
- the LOC108601787 gene encoding GTP-binding protein Di-Ras2 produces the protein MSEQKNQVTRAAPEQSNDYRVVVFGAGGVGKSSLVLRFIKGTFRESYIPTIEDTYRQVISCNKNICTLQITDTTGSHQFPAMQRLSISKGHAFILVYSVCSKQSLEELRPIWALIKELKGDVISIPVMLVGNKCDESTELREVTQIEGQAQATTWGISFMETSAKTNHNVTELFQELLNMEKTRTVSLQLDTKKQKKQKKEKKCKDTNGAIPENENGEAGVSGSGGVKEKCGVM
- the LOC108602159 gene encoding uncharacterized protein LOC108602159 codes for the protein MRASAVTSCLVLLFHSVCCKEDAWIEPHAWSELSASQSRVGDACECTSETLAGKSIAAIDDQLALTYFRKFVNSLFSRKSLQYSEKTKLYKTSLLFTLLPAQVEQLETAEDVRDIDIVLNKILNEMKSMPLYADGSSGDYFYTHQSMGVRALITDIFKDLAQLLTISEVKFMLAVLFTILLVWFVHKRYRFSVLIIVISFVFLYGYFYTYLECNRKLEVDAMLEVIDDHQKNTDTSEKNWFSRMFSYFSNESPETQQKRKLHKASRIQLPYCRPDHVFIMYTSEIFIKQIEMLLEKTTQTMSTLNSQLSWPFNLIAPFALVALIGYLLKLTFKYIISPKVWMGFLHGRPQAPRANITESIANEATGDRLSGDNLKMLLNVITATNNTQTQQQLPQAVSGVQEVLELEFIEAVKTSKAESSPESKSKSKTNSSEKLNSSSSSVDLAQEAGFTFVADNKDVEDIVSL
- the LOC108604643 gene encoding charged multivesicular body protein 3, with translation MGLFGKTPSKDPKEQVQEWTHKIRKEGNQLDRQIRSIQREEEKVKRSLKQAAQKNDRDTCLILAKEIVNARKAVNRIYTSKAHLNSVQMQMKNQLATLRVAGSLQKSTEVMQAMQSLVRYPELAGIMRDMSKEMMKAGIIEEMLDETMDSLEDAEELEEEAAKEVDKVLWEITDGKLGEAPLPPEATPADKTPAVVPKVAVQAEAEEEDDDGEELQEMQSRLASLRS
- the LOC108604642 gene encoding serine protease easter, which translates into the protein MFKIITSCVFLVLAVNLAKAQFYFPNEAAQIPNYGRCITPNRERALCIHLEDCKYLYGLLTSTPLRDTDRLYLSRSQCGYFHGKVLICCPDRYRDSTPVTTARPPANTTNTSLLPLPGQCGNILSNRIYGGVKTKIDEFPWMALIEYTKGSGNKGHHCGGSLISNRYVVTASHCVNGKDLPADWRLSGVRLGEWDTTTDPDCEVDVRGMKDCAPAHLDVPVERTIPHPSYDPFSKNQVNDIALLRLGRQIEYTDFVRPICLPLDTNLRAATFDGISMDVAGWGKTEELSASNLKLKAAVDGVTLDECQSVYTRQSIVLENTQMCAGGQEGVDSCRGDSGGPLIGLDTNKVNTYYFLAGVVSFGPTPCGLNGWPGVYSRVGAFVDWIQATLEP